Part of the Candidatus Methylomirabilota bacterium genome is shown below.
TGCGACGCAACCGGCGGACACGCCCGAGCAGGACTTCCGGGTCGAGCTTCCGGCCCCGCACACCGCGTTCGATCTGTGTGATAATTTCGCTATTGATGCTGCGGCGATTCGCAGCAGCAGACTGCTTGAGCAATTCATACACCTCTGAGGGAATGTTTTTGACCGTAATCGTCGGCATGGCGATTCTCCATATAGGTTCAATATGGAACCATTATGGTTCTATGGTGGTTGATTGTCAAGACCCCTTGGGAGTTAGGCGTGAACCTACAGGCTCACGCCGAAACGCTCCAAGACCCACATGAGCCCCAAGTATGCGCCGACAGTAAGCGCGCAAGCGACG
Proteins encoded:
- a CDS encoding Arc family DNA-binding protein; translated protein: MPTITVKNIPSEVYELLKQSAAANRRSINSEIITQIERGVRGRKLDPEVLLGRVRRLRRSTRHHPITQREFNLIKRAGRL